The stretch of DNA AGTACCAACCATTGGCTGAGCAGATGTACCTACACatggtacaacatttgtctccaGTGTCATAGATGCATCAACATCTGACACAACATCCGTCTTAGGGATGAGTTCCACGAGTGAATCAGCAGTAACTCACTTGTGGTTTTAGTAACTCATAATTAACAATAGCAGGGGGAcacaagagaatcaaccatcagtagttgatcagcTTTTAATAACAAAGAACAATAATCATTTGCTCCCAACTAAAATGCTCATCCTAGGTGATTTGGATGACGCTCCAAAGTACAGATAACAATTAACCATTGAACATAAGTTGAAACAGCTCCAATGTTCATAATCCCTTGAAGTGCTTTTTACTACAGCAGAACAAGAGTTCCATGCTCTCATAGACTTGATGATATCAAGTTAGAGTAAACAACCTTCATCCCGTTTCAGAGAAATACCACCATtcatattgagaaaaataaattctcaatatAAAGATGTCAAGACATTAAGTCTGACATGTCTTCAAGGTCTTCCAGCTTCAGATTAAGGACTCCCCCTTAATAACTGCATAATCTGCtggtcagatgttccaacatttggGAGGACATCAGTCTCCTTCTCAAGGAATACACaaagagatcctttatcaaagccactggagGTTGACTTTTAGgattagaagcaaaaataaattgctcataagttcattcagatctctcttcaacaaacttcatatatgagtgcctttatgagtggacttgagatcaccctcaagtatctttggcatctctaacaagttagTTGGATCTCTCATCGAGTATCACCTCACCAAGGGATACAGCTTCAAAGAACAACATAGTTTTGCATACTCAGCACCCAAAACCACCAtgagttttccatcagatatatatgcagcggaattcgaACTAGAAAACTCATCACCAAACTTCAGGCTCAACATATTGACCTTTGCACACACTCCACATTCTAGGTCCAACAGGTTAatataggtttgaaaataaatcaaaccatacaacaaATCATCACCAAAGCTACACGCCTGAATAATAATTGACAGGTCTATTACACGCCctgccatgaatagtccatcctccacttctagggaccattcaaccAATATGAACTTCTTCGAGTTCAAACAACTTTTCTCATTAGATGGGGAATTAACATCAGTGTGTTCGTCAGACACTTCTTCTTTATTATCAGTCATCACCTGACCATTTTCATTTCCAGGAACAATCACATGTTCGGGGATTTCAGGAACAGTTTCACCTTGTTTATTCTCTCGGGCCAaagatgtgtcaacatcttgCACAACATTAGTCTCAAGAACGATTTTCTTGAACCAATCAATCACATAGTCAATCATGACTTTACCAGAAGTACCAATATTAACATTAACTTTAGAGGAAGAATTCATATCAcatttcccttgattagcgtgcaccatacaatggagagagggaaaaGAGGCGGTTGCACGCGTTACATGCAGTAACTGCTACAATTCTTTAAATAGGCAAATACTTAGCTTGCCCCTTAACTTTCCAGATTGAgcttcttctttcaaattcttGAGAATTACATATGTAGATATTCTTATGGTAACTCCTTGGTCAGGATTTCTAATAGAGATTTCCTTTGAGTGGTTCTTCTGAACTCTGATTGATGGACCTTTGTTTGGTCTCAAATTCTCTGTATTAGGCTCAAAGTCTTGAATAGAATCATATTCAGCTTGATCATCAtctggtgttgggacaggtgtgactacatctgtctcttcagctgaaTCTATACTTGTCAAATCAGTATCATCAATTACGACattgattgattccatcatggttttcgTTCTAGAATTGAAAACTCTATAGGCTCTGTTGTTGGTTGAATAACCTAGAAATAttccctcatcacttttgggatccaatttcctcctaggttctctatcggccaagatgtaacattttgatctgaacacatggaaatattttacagtaggctttctgttcttccatagttcacaCAGTGTTGTTGCAGTACCtgttcttaatgttactctattatgGATGTAACATGACGTATTCATAGCTTCAGTCCAAAATTTATAAGGAAGGTTTTTGGCATGTAACATAACCCTAACAGATTCTTGTAaagttctgttctttctttcaaccacaccattttgttgaggtgtaataggtgaagagaattcatgagctattccttcagcagcacaaaactcagcaaatttagagttttcaaactcctttccatggTCACTTCTAATTCTTAAAATACCACAGTCgttttctttttgaagttgtaagcaaagatctttgaattcatcaAAGGTTTCAGATTTTTGCCTAATGAAGTTAACCCAAGtgtatctagagaaatcatcaacaacaacaaaagcatatttcttacctccaaggctttcaacttgcataggacccatcaagtccatgtgtagtagctcaagaactctagaagtggacaagtgttgcaacttttggtgcgacactttggtttgcttgccaatctgacattcgccaCAGATGTTGTCTTCCTGTATTTGTAAGTTTGGTAAGCCTCTGATAGCTTCCTCAGATATAGCTCTTTTCATACTCTTCAGGTTAAGATGTCctagtttttggtgccacaacttaacctcatcttcttttgttaagagacatgtagatacattagcttcttctagaggaacccacaagtaacaattatcCTTCGATCTAACACCCTTCATCAGGATGTCACCTTCATCATTGGTaacaagacattcattttttgtaaagttgacttgcatgccttgatcacatagttggcgtatactaattagattagcagttagcccttttacaataagaacattttcaagtttaggTAGACCATTGTCAATCAGCCTTCCTATACCtttaatttctcctttagcTCCATCTCCGAATGTTACAAAACTTGTTGCATAGGATTTTATAtccatcaaatatttttcaacaccggtCATATGTttagaacaaccactatcaaagtaccaatcttcttttgatgaggctctaaGAGAAGTGTGAGCAATCAAGCTTTTCTCACAACTTTCAGCTGCACAACCCTTGGTGTTGGTTACATCAACCTTTTGTTTCCACTCCTTCTTTGCATTAGTTATGGATGGATCAAGTTTCTCTTGAATAGTTTCATTTGGATACCGATATAACTTATAGCAGTAAggtcttatgtgcccctttcttccacagtgatgacatctccatgaacgATATTTGCTTTTATGCCTTGGTATAAATCTAGGATTCTGCCTTCTTTGACGATGTGGAGCCATatgtggtaacacttgtctGTGTGTAGTATGATGTCCGGTGGACAAGTGTGGTGACATTTTTCCATACATTGTTGGAGAGGGTTggttacttatctcaggcatatattttccatctttGTTGTAATCTTTAATTCTATTAACGCTTTTAtactcatacccaatgcctgttttggctcTACTAGGGGTAGGTAGTTtttctaggatttcatctaggtcagttcctttaaataacataacaacatgcttctttagattctcaagatgagagttcaattcagttacctcttcattcagcttAGATATTTCTGCTAGTTGCTCAAGCTTATCTGTTTCCAGATTGGCGATGATTGCCTTCTGCTCCTCAATTGTTTTCAACCCTTCTTCATACTTAACACCAATCTCAGAGATTTTTGTTAGATTGACAATTCTTTCAGTTTGCAACTTTGAGAttgtctccttttgtttttctgagATTCTGCAGACTTCTTCACTCCTTAGACACAGCTCCTtgtatgattcagcaagttcatcaaaggtcagctcttcatcacatgattcagtgtcagatgtgcatacACCTGTCAGTGCATGAATAGACTTTGCAGTATcagtttctccttcagaatcctcatctgaccatgaaacagttaacccctttttctgtttcttcaaGAAGGTTGCACATTCAGTTCTAATGTGTCCAtacccttcacattcatggcattgaacacctttatttggagctgatttctcatctgttacaggttttctgaaattcctgtaagtgttgcgaccaatgtcagctgcacttGTCTTTGGACGTTTGTCCATTatttttagcaccttattaaattgttttcttagaagaaccattgcatcagagatgctattCTCAGACTCCGTGtcactctgttgatcttcttcctcagcattcgagacaaaggcaatgctcttgtttttcttatccatcttttcatttgtagctacctcataggtttgtagtaaACCAactagttcatctagcttcatatctgtgatatcctttgcttcttctatagctgtgactttcatgtcaaacttcttaggtaaagacctaagcatttttcttaccagcttttcttcaggtatcttttcacccaaggcatcaaattgattgtcaaaatcaagtatggtcatgtgaaaatcctgaatggtttcatcatcattcattcttagattctcaaacttagttgttaggagttgtagctttgacaacttcactttagaggtaccttcatgaacagtctcaagaattgtccaagcttccttagcagagacacactttttgatgagtctgaatatgtgtttgtcaacaccattatatagtgcatataatgcttttgagtttgcaagagcaagctcatcctcttctttggaccattcttcagcagatttcaactcaaaagttggtttaccatctttgtccatcttcacaggtggagtccaccctctcagcactgccttccatgtcttgctatcaatttgttttagaaaggccatcatgcgggacttccaatagtcatagtttgaagcaccaaccagaagaggtggtctggtaacaaaacctccttctttgtccatccttgccagaaacgatttccctggagctcaccctaaaattcagaacagggtgcctgctctgataccaattgaaattcctggcacacagtggacaggtgttgctcaaggtgtagcaacacttgtctgttgtagacagatgttgttactggtgcgccaacacttgtctataaacagagcaaataacataaaacaatacaaacagtaaagtaaataacacacaagagttgttaacccagttcagcctaaagcctactctggggggtaccaatccaggaatgaagtccactatcagcagtattacttcgaagctaaactcacccgtttacaacttctcacttaatcactacccaatgacacttctacctaggaactcctagatatgagaccccgtcccaattcctaccttagcaacacagacagcgctgctattcaattccacaatcacaacaggtggagacacactcctaagaaactaggattcactcttgcttaaaagcttgcgagtaaaccacacaacacaacagaacaatctccgtacttcaaagcttaggagaagttcacacttacaactcaataacactcaggtcctaagcttgcatcaatgagacacaagaaatgctcacaattaacactctaaaatcctaaaaacacacgctttgtaaaacacgattttagatgcttgaaaccatatgcttgccttcgtatttatagtagtagaatgacttgggcttcaagacaaaattagggcttctagaattgcggcagcagtgatatatttctgaaaataatagttatatttttgaaaccgcaaaaatatattttccaaaaatataattcctttggaaaataaaactagggtttggctgcctcatgaaacacattaaacacgtgcgccttcctctgtaagaaaccttgaaacaattcttcaaacagatcttcaaaagattgagtagaaatttaaacccgctagctggcgcgcacgatacagagtcaggtgttgttccaaagtgtaacaacatttgtcacaacacttggggtcagcacacttgtctcaacacttggctaaaatatgtttttgcaaaaatgtagccaattcatacaaaaacccaacacttttaaaaaatagattacaCAAATTATCAGcgacactagttagcattttccttaagcAATAAATACTTCTaaaacaatttaactttttctttatataaagaagaatcaaaatattcacaaaaaatatgttataattagGATCGAAGGGGTACACGACCATGAGAAAgtcgtatatatatatatatatatatatatatatatatatatatatatatatatatatatatatatatatatatatatatatatatatatatatatatatatatatatatgtatgtatacaAAGATTTGGTCACACAATTTAATCACACATACATATTGATAAAggacaagaagaaaaaaataaattaaatgatatatatttttatgtgcgTGTGATTAAATGGTGTGTAACCATTTAAATATTCTTTCAAGAATAATCATATGGCACCATGTCTTTGACTTCCTATCATAAACTCATATTTaacatataaaagaaaatattttgtaaaaaaaactatgaactaattgcacttaaaaatCTAAATAGTTGAAGGAGCATAATCCAAATAATAAAAACTAACTAGAGATATGGCCGTCCTTACAGACACATCAACAATCATATTAACTTGTCGATCAACCGATAAACTTGACCTTAAAACTTagtttagattaaaaaataacttaGCATCTACCAATGATATGTCCTAAGTTGAAGTACAACTTTGTATTTACAAAAtcattttctatttcatttctATATTGTCAAGGCTAATTTGACAACTTTAAAAGGGACATAAATTAGCCTTAAATTAGATCATTGATTCACCTTTCACTTTCTCTCTTTAGTTTTCTTCATCAAATTCTTCTTCCATTTTGCTAAATGAATCAAGAAAGTCATAACATCAGCAGGGTCACGCAGAGAATATGAAGCATTTGTTTCCCTAGCAATTGAAGAAACAATAATCGGAAAACCTCCTCCAATTTTTCTTATAACCTGcatgcattgcattgcattgcatccTCATCAAGAAATGGaatattaagaaaaaactaTAGTAAGTAATCTTCGGTTCTCAAATAAATAAGTCATTTATTACTAAAAAATTGTCGTCGCTTTAGCTTTTAAAAAATGTTCTAAAATAATTGTCTTTTTGTTTCTtaatgtgacattttttttcttccaattcttccttaaaattcatatattatcTACACAACACTcaagttattatatatttcaagatagatttatttatataataacaatgattttgtaaaattgtatGGTATTAATTGATTCTGTAATTTATGTATAGATATTTTTAATGGGTGAAAAATAACcccaataattttaaaataaatggaatAATTACTAAATAAATGTTATCCCACACATACAAACTCACACGCTAGCTCGCGCGCGCACACATATTTGCGTGTGTGTTTTttcaaataaagaaaatatttattttgcaaAATTAACTTTTCTTTGAAATGATGTTTTCTATTTTAACTAGCCATTACCTTAAAAGCATCTTCATCAGTCCTATCATCCCCAATGTACATTGGTAAAACATCATCATAGTTGTCAAATCCAAGAGTGTCAAGCAAATACATTAGAGCATGACCTTTATTCCATTTTACATTTGGGCGTATCTCCAAaacctaataaaaaatattgaactttATGTTAAGCTTTAAGAAGCTAATAATTATCTTTCATAAAAATCAAAGTTAAATCAGTGAAAAAATTTAGAGTGAGAAAACAATGAAATACTTATCTAAACCCGTTAATAAATTTACTGACATGTAATTTAGAAAGATTTCATTTTTTCCGTTACTAATTATCGTTGCTAATTGTTATCCTAatagttttttgaaaaagaatctAACAACTATTATACTCTCTTGAAACAATAAAATTAGAATAAGCATATATAAaaccttttatatatataaaaaatagagcatatatgtcaaataaccgattatcccaaaaactTAAGCTATTAGGATAGAGTCATAtcaatagttttatattatttctaacacgtcCCCTCatgcaagagcccacttggccttgaagcgtggataatgcataagcccacctaccatatgcttgaattccactttttaattagaaagtgaggggagcggtgatcgaactctagaccacttagtcctAGAAGCTCTGATACcgtgtcaaataaccgattatcccaaaagcttaaacTGTTAGGATGAagtcatatcaatggttttatattacttctaacaaaatatatatatagctacAACTAGAAGACTAGAGAAACGATTGTAGGTACCTTTTTTCCTCCAGATATGTGAAAATTGGGGTAATCTTTCATAATTGATTCAACAATTTCTTTGAGAACTTCAACATCCTATATAATTTTGAGAAGAACTTATATATATTAACATATTGAGTTTCTCATTCATTAGATTTGTCAATATATAAGAATGAATCTTCATACCTTTTCATTTTTCAGACGGCGATAATGTACCGTGACACAAAACATGTTGTCTTCAATAGTAGAGccctttattattgttatattttctttcaaaatcttAACAATCTGCAAACATTAAATTAATGAAACGTTGATGAGTAGAAGAAAATTACACATGAACAACCAATTATATATCTTGGCATTTTTTAGAGAAAAGATTAAAAGAAATTCAAACCAAGGTACACAAATTAGTAGTAGTTTGTtcatttaagtaaaaaaataaaattaaatgaataaattaccTCTTGGATTGTTGGCAAAAATTCTTTTGCCGGATGAAAAAGAACAGCTTCGTTACCCTACAAAGACAATACATTATGAGATGTCAATTACAAAGTCAAGCTATTACATACTCATTCGGTCCTAAACATAAGAGAAATTTTGGCTTAATAAAAGTTGACATATCTCATTTTAAACCAAAGGGAATATCATTTTTACTTAACGGATCTAACTTCCATGTGAGTTTTGATTGAACACTATATACAGCTAAGTAAAACCAATAGGGTTTTCCCTAATATTTCTTTATCTTTATACAcacaaaagaaactaaaaaagaagaagaagaaattgcaTATATATAAACCTTTTCATCAACAGCTTTTTGTTGATGCTTCTTATCTTTATACTTATTGGATGACCCTTGTGGAGTTGATATATCCATTCCATGACTTCCAGCATAATGGACATTTTTCAGTTTCACAAAATCATAAACCTAAAATTCAAATGGAAAAATGAGGTCATATAAATTGAAAACTTATAACTAGAAAGAAACATTGCAAgcaaaataaaaaggaaaattctACATAATGCACTATTTATTGAGTGAATATTTTACCTTATTCCTACACCTTCCACTAACAATGGCAGTAGGAAAATAATTAGCAACTTCACGGACGGCCGCACGCATCTGCAATTTGAAATTAACGTGTTAAGTTTTAGACGAAATTAATGCAATAGAActactattttactaattaacatttatttttaacaaagtAATTTAGGTATTAAAGTACTTACGGCATCGGTCATGTAAGCTTTATCCGGATCATCTACGATTTGAGAGAGTGTTCCATCATAATCTAAGAacacaacaatttttttctcttttccaaTATTCATCACTTTCTCAAAATTTTCCAATGCTGAAGGATACTTTTCctttaagccaaaaaaattaatacatcaaAGGTATATATCTAAGTAAAATAAACATACAAAAAAGAAGCCAATAATGTAAAAACAATACAATTATTAAACTTACTAGCCAAGAATCATATGAAGACCAAATTGATTCTTCATTCTCATCATCAGTCTGATTTGCAGGTAAAATAGATTTCATGTTGAGTTGATGGTTGATTGTTGAAGTTGTGCCACTGCATTGCATTCAAGTGTTTGTGAGAAAATTaatgatggaaaaaaaaaacatacaatagtcatattaatttattaatatccATGCAatagatttaatattaaatttaattgcATAAAAAATTCTATATATGGAAAAACTGAATAAGcacaaaatgttttttttctttgtttttacaagagtgagaataaaaataatatttataataatattcctAATAGCTATCGACGGAATTATCTTTATGAGACTAACTTCTTgactttattattaattaatatgaaaCTTGACAGCATCTTATTGTTCACAAAATGAAAGAAGTGAAATTAACATCTTATCTATTGATAAGAACAAGTTCCTTATTTGGACTTCAAAATGAAAGTATATAACATATTTTGAACTAATTTTTCCCATGAATATAATTGCAATAATATTCAATGTATTTGCAAGTTGAGGTTTTTGGATAAAAAGTACTAATAACATTCAATGAATAGAAGAGAGTATTTCCACTATATATAAGGACAGGGAGtacattattaataaaaaaataaaaactaagaaaaaaaatacttctattaaaatatttcattaaatatatgtaacaactacaattttaaattaatacaacaaataatattgaaaaatttataattaacacTTATGCAATGCATGTGACTCATTCTGGATGGGTTGTTCTATTTTAAACTATTTCTTCCATATTTCTTTGGTGTtgagttcaatatttttttaatttacaataataaaattaatattatatatatatatatatatatatatatatatatataggaattTGTTAATGCACACCCACTGTtttttatgaaggtgtgcaTTAACAACATACACCTCAAGGtgtatttaactattttttagttatcatttgctaacacacaccttctaaaaattGAGTAGGTGTATTTTAGCAAATGCCTATAGGAGatgctaacgtacacccacttattttttaggtgtgcattagcaacatgcaccttagggtgtatttaactactctttttagttatatatatatatatatatatatatatatatatatatatatatatatatatatatattggtcaaatattaattatatattttgaaaaatatataatgaaatgttttttttaatataattaaatatatattatatataagataattacacatgaaaaAAGATAAACTAACAATAAATTATACCACTAAATTTGATGCAATTGATTATATTATCATATACAATGGACTGAGGCCTTTGTTTTTAACAATATATTAATGAAGTCGAGCCCCTTATTTTTTTAGCCAACTTTAGTCAGCCTTTGtttcattgaaaaataaaaacttatcaATATGTTTGTAATTTGTAATTGTCAATCAACTTTAagtacatataaaaaaataccaACTTTAAGTTAGCATATATAATCACTCCCCCAATCCTAAAATTATACACAAAAGTTAAAGTATAAACAGAAAAATAtcaattcactttttaaatttattgaataattgatatatctgatctataatataaaccaaatacaACAATTagtcaataaacctaaaaattaactgttattttataaaaggaCCGTATGTAGTATTTGGTACAAATTTGAacttttgtttattattattattttttttggtacaaatttcgACTTTTGCTTGTAGTATACTTAATATTAgagataatattttaatattatatttggtcttttttataagagacataTCAATTagtaaaaattgatatatttaattataatatagtccaaatacatttacttatgttgacttttttttaatcaatttactttgactttttaaaataatttacatATGTTGACTTTTTTGGACAAACTTATGTTGACTTTATACTCTTATAAAAAGTACTTCATCATAATTTTGAAATAGATCATCCTATAGaattccatatttttttatcatgacattggtacgaagtttccaccgcTGTTAGTGGttgttagcgatgactaatctccgaTGGAGAATCTGTGGGGCACACGAAATGAGTTCTCCCCCCAACTAAATTTTCTGTATACGCATGAGTCAGGAATCAAACCCTTGATCTCATGCTTAAGGGAatcaaaactcttaccactttgactaattcattgttggttAAGACTCTTCCCTTTATCATAAAGACAAGCGGTAAAAATATTAACTCCCCTTTATCTCACAATTTTGACTTGTGtgtgttatttttttcttattttcttttttgtcaaaagaatattgattgtttgtcaaaaaaaataaaggtatGAGTGAGTTTCTTTCAACACGATGCAAGATATTTTCTCtaactttgatgcatagatagtaggtagatacttgttagataattctactattattggttatgcatcggttactagtggtgattctcatgttttggttaagttgtggatcttcgggtgggtacttgttagtgacatgagtttagttggactagtgaaacaaggtttactaggtgatgtaactaaaaTGAAATTGTTGGAGCCTAATATTGGCCTGAAGGTGGCTTCAAGGCAATTTGAAATTGTTCATGTGGCACATGAGCATCAATTGACATCGATGCAAGGTTtgtgatgatagcgtgcggCCTTTGGTTGGAattgatgcaaggtacgcggttatctcgatggctgatgaacttccggagaaagccaacatggaagttgcaccataaattttcagcaaggtttcgagatgaaattcttgggatgatTTGGTTTCAAGTGAAGGAAATTcttggatggtttagttccaagtgtaATGTACTTTTATGGTGgaatatgataatttaatttgtcggtatagacaatgagaattatgattgtcggtgaaaacaatgattgtcggtatagacaaagGAAGCGgaagataatgattgtcggtgtagacaatgaagattgtagaccattacaatcaaggtggagattgttagGGTTGATTGTTAAGTGTCACATCATAcggtttttaaaataaagaaggaggttaaaaaTTAGCTATTGGAGAAGTCCCAAATCGCTTAATTTGGTGAAGCAAGAGGGAAACCAAGGCTATATattggacctaagttctttgtttataattgcaccattcagtagcactttaagcttatatttgacttttttgtttttttcttgtcCTCTTTTATTAGAGTGTTGTGAGATttagttaggtatttgctttggagagtgtgagtgTACTAGGGGCCGTGGGATGGTTGAGGGTAGTCTacgtgttgtaacaattttcacatagtgatattctctggttgtcggtttagacaacggccgtggttttttctccggttttgaagtttccacgttatattctt from Trifolium pratense cultivar HEN17-A07 linkage group LG5, ARS_RC_1.1, whole genome shotgun sequence encodes:
- the LOC123885262 gene encoding probable trehalose-phosphate phosphatase D, coding for MKSILPANQTDDENEESIWSSYDSWLEKYPSALENFEKVMNIGKEKKIVVFLDYDGTLSQIVDDPDKAYMTDAMRAAVREVANYFPTAIVSGRCRNKVYDFVKLKNVHYAGSHGMDISTPQGSSNKYKDKKHQQKAVDEKGNEAVLFHPAKEFLPTIQEIVKILKENITIIKGSTIEDNMFCVTVHYRRLKNEKDVEVLKEIVESIMKDYPNFHISGGKKVLEIRPNVKWNKGHALMYLLDTLGFDNYDDVLPMYIGDDRTDEDAFKVIRKIGGGFPIIVSSIARETNASYSLRDPADVMTFLIHLAKWKKNLMKKTKERK